A genome region from Pontiella agarivorans includes the following:
- a CDS encoding glycoside hydrolase family 16 protein: protein MKGLFIAVSALTVYSASAGIVFEDTFEGDAVGAIPSAVEWTNTEGMNIAEGVPLGTRWLEMKSDTAWSFGALNPPDAAVMTLSFDAYFGSAAFGDGYLRMNMKGNYGVLNRLDWGKSWDMRKGSEFALDTVQHVDVVMNMSGSPVTYDGSSLAHDEFAVWIDGTRVLQDAMDQSGSETNTVISDIGMWMNAGSASSAVYIDNVTVRDEAYVYEKPAPAYYPHTDPENTGNWVLLEAVSDEFEGTHLDETKWQICGRDGVYWNNQFSGRSYSTTNGDNWDTGWEYSPDNLQVTNGMLKIRTEYDPSFNWVNDPYGYNEFTTGGMWSKALSGETGYMEIRCKHPDASTVAAFWTTAGPEGPACEIDVFEAIGSPSSNYSRTNKMWSSLHDWSKPIPNSPWTETTELPFNFKDGFHTYAAEWDEENLKIYADGQLIHSTTRSWVETNGIHSTQWPLPGSQHIWADAEIFPWWGTPDPSSLPAEFEVEYIRVWEKGTPTAWHNFAEKYLLSGVKTNHSDSDRLNDWGEYVFGGNPTNGDDFGVLPSFDVDTGEYSFSLIGDDSVVARIVSTTDLKQGPWITNNTVWVSATNGMLNSYAHTFGTDGKNLFVKLEID from the coding sequence ATGAAGGGATTGTTTATTGCCGTGTCAGCTCTGACGGTATATTCGGCCTCAGCCGGGATTGTGTTTGAGGATACGTTTGAAGGAGATGCCGTGGGGGCGATTCCGTCAGCTGTGGAGTGGACGAACACAGAGGGAATGAATATTGCGGAAGGTGTTCCGCTGGGTACCAGGTGGCTGGAGATGAAGTCCGATACCGCCTGGTCTTTTGGAGCGCTGAATCCGCCGGATGCGGCGGTAATGACGCTTTCATTCGATGCCTATTTCGGGAGTGCGGCCTTCGGGGACGGTTATCTTCGGATGAATATGAAGGGAAACTACGGTGTTTTGAACCGGTTGGACTGGGGGAAAAGCTGGGACATGCGTAAAGGCAGTGAATTTGCGCTGGATACCGTTCAGCACGTTGATGTGGTCATGAATATGAGCGGATCGCCGGTGACCTATGATGGAAGCAGTCTGGCACACGATGAATTTGCTGTATGGATCGATGGAACCCGGGTGCTTCAGGATGCCATGGATCAGAGCGGATCGGAAACGAACACGGTGATTTCAGATATTGGAATGTGGATGAACGCAGGCAGTGCTTCTTCCGCGGTTTACATCGATAATGTGACGGTTCGTGATGAAGCCTATGTTTATGAGAAACCTGCTCCGGCGTATTATCCTCATACCGATCCGGAGAATACGGGGAACTGGGTTTTGCTCGAAGCCGTCAGTGATGAATTTGAAGGCACTCATCTCGACGAAACCAAATGGCAGATCTGCGGTCGGGATGGCGTTTACTGGAATAATCAGTTTTCAGGCCGCTCATATTCCACGACGAATGGCGATAACTGGGATACCGGTTGGGAATACAGTCCGGATAACCTGCAGGTGACCAATGGAATGCTGAAGATCAGAACGGAATACGATCCCTCTTTTAACTGGGTGAACGATCCGTATGGATATAACGAATTCACCACGGGCGGGATGTGGTCGAAGGCGCTCTCCGGCGAAACCGGATATATGGAAATCCGATGCAAACATCCGGATGCGAGTACGGTTGCGGCATTCTGGACGACAGCCGGGCCTGAAGGTCCGGCCTGTGAGATTGATGTTTTTGAAGCCATTGGAAGCCCGTCATCCAATTATTCCCGAACCAATAAAATGTGGTCATCACTTCATGACTGGTCGAAACCGATCCCCAACTCGCCGTGGACTGAAACCACAGAGCTTCCTTTTAACTTCAAAGACGGCTTTCACACCTATGCCGCGGAGTGGGACGAAGAGAACCTGAAAATCTATGCCGACGGACAGCTCATTCATTCAACGACCCGCAGCTGGGTGGAAACCAATGGCATTCATTCAACCCAGTGGCCTTTGCCGGGCAGTCAGCATATCTGGGCGGATGCAGAGATCTTTCCGTGGTGGGGTACCCCGGATCCATCCAGTCTGCCGGCGGAATTCGAGGTTGAATATATCCGGGTCTGGGAAAAAGGCACTCCGACTGCATGGCATAATTTTGCAGAGAAATATCTGCTGAGCGGGGTGAAAACCAATCACTCCGATTCTGACCGGTTGAATGACTGGGGGGAATATGTATTCGGGGGAAATCCCACCAACGGGGATGATTTCGGTGTTCTGCCGTCATTTGATGTGGATACCGGTGAGTATAGTTTCAGTCTGATTGGGGATGACTCGGTGGTTGCCCGGATCGTCAGTACAACCGATCTGAAACAGGGTCCGTGGATTACGAATAATACGGTATGGGTGTCTGCAACAAATGGAATGCTCAATTCCTACGCTCATACGTTCGGAACGGACGGCAAAAATCTATTTGTGAAGTTGGAAATCGATTAA
- a CDS encoding PEP-CTERM sorting domain-containing protein, with protein sequence MKKRRMIIPSVAVCMLLVQSVSAELIYSNNFDTEALGNVGAVGAGVSAFGDVGGPGADANVVAGNANFASQHLEISSRSDNGSYGFALFDGGDGVTPNPGWNAVTTFKFDFRMNSATFTNGQFRLRGRDASYAGTGTDDTARFDISAGDVSFDTVHTIEYVINNSTSDADAPSVGGTISAGSYAIYIDGSLEAGGSNFTAADNSAVDYLTLWVRGDTVDVAQGVVQVDNFEVHAIPEPATLGLVAAFGGAVLFIRRRFTM encoded by the coding sequence ATGAAGAAGAGAAGAATGATTATACCGTCGGTTGCCGTTTGCATGTTACTGGTGCAGTCGGTTTCGGCGGAGCTTATATATTCCAATAACTTCGATACTGAGGCCCTGGGCAATGTGGGTGCAGTCGGAGCGGGGGTTTCGGCTTTCGGCGATGTCGGCGGCCCTGGAGCGGATGCCAATGTGGTGGCTGGCAATGCAAATTTTGCCTCACAGCATTTGGAGATTTCGTCACGAAGCGATAATGGAAGTTATGGATTTGCTCTGTTTGACGGCGGCGACGGGGTGACTCCGAATCCTGGCTGGAATGCGGTAACCACATTCAAATTCGACTTTCGCATGAATTCGGCAACGTTTACGAATGGCCAGTTTCGGTTGCGGGGTCGTGATGCATCTTATGCCGGTACCGGTACCGATGATACCGCACGGTTTGATATCAGTGCGGGGGATGTGTCATTTGATACGGTACACACCATAGAATATGTCATCAATAACAGTACCTCCGATGCGGACGCTCCGAGTGTGGGCGGGACGATTTCTGCAGGCAGTTATGCAATCTACATTGATGGTTCGCTTGAAGCCGGCGGAAGCAATTTTACGGCTGCCGATAACTCGGCCGTGGATTATCTGACGCTGTGGGTACGCGGTGATACTGTCGATGTTGCTCAAGGGGTCGTACAGGTGGATAATTTTGAAGTGCACGCCATTCCGGAACCGGCCACTTTGGGACTGGTGGCGGCCTTTGGCGGAGCGGTACTCTTCATTCGCCGCCGTTTCACCATGTAA
- a CDS encoding sulfatase family protein has protein sequence MLDFIKLSGVGLAMLAGSASWAQTTIIGGTRGNGNFNGNGASAGSGITLTYAETPHWHHAAGDESWNFVFTSGMIGSDDSSSGGAYTFHNRLTVNDMGYTIAAAGETFSLSYQFGAGGGESNWESGNDFLRAYLFTTDAPVDASLTSGSMTQIGETDDYSINRALNGQWTYHTNSALYTSTAADIGKTVYLALVFVDDGSGTGNPRVENIMLTVEGGVANPPIEAGKTDWDVYVEQYGLSGYYLADADKDGVSDRMEFAHGGNPTNPADAGQLPELAVSHAAVDFFSLEVAGTNTGIHYTAEWTDNLITGKWQRIWAATNRESSDTPNYNQVVYQKNGGMEEGGFFRNRVFPPSSRPNILLILADDLGYADVGFNHPYSGPNQNNAYNGTAQVSTPELDRLADNGTIFTSAYVVHPFCGPSRMGLLSGRYPHDFGGPFNLPDDSSGNYTTQGISTNEVLLSSMLQDAGYYTGLMGKWHLGQEPEFHPNNRGFDAFYGFLGGGILYWGPYQASGWDYLRYPQYNGVADTSLGSEDHITDVLTDKGIDFIEQAVATADPFFLFMSYNAPHSIMVDGRNDRDQAKAEDLAVFADVPDRYRRNLLGLIRGMDRGVGQLVQALKDTGQYENTLIIFLSDNGGRSDEVGGWGDNGVLRGRKGDVTEGGFRVPMFMHWPNMIPSGVTYDYPVTALDFYPTFARLAGTEIPVGQEVAGKDLWDTLMAAEHSRPGEPIYTVTYSTTAASVGIRQDQWKALRIGNSSWALYDVASDISETVDVSGANSAVLSNLVSEGASWSSSHVQPLWWNNPSQETDWKNNSMPHYETVFVLP, from the coding sequence ATGCTTGATTTTATAAAGTTATCCGGGGTCGGTCTGGCTATGTTGGCCGGCAGTGCTTCATGGGCCCAAACTACGATTATCGGTGGAACGCGGGGTAATGGAAATTTCAACGGTAACGGTGCGTCGGCCGGTTCCGGGATTACACTGACCTATGCAGAAACGCCGCATTGGCATCATGCGGCGGGCGATGAATCCTGGAATTTTGTTTTTACGTCGGGGATGATCGGCAGTGACGACTCTTCATCGGGCGGAGCCTATACCTTTCATAATCGGCTGACGGTGAATGATATGGGGTACACGATTGCGGCTGCAGGTGAGACGTTTTCGCTGTCGTATCAGTTCGGTGCCGGCGGCGGAGAATCGAACTGGGAAAGCGGCAATGATTTTCTGCGGGCCTATCTGTTTACCACGGATGCGCCGGTGGACGCTTCGCTGACTTCGGGGAGCATGACGCAGATTGGTGAAACGGATGATTATTCCATAAACCGGGCGTTGAACGGCCAGTGGACTTATCATACGAACAGTGCTCTTTATACCAGCACTGCGGCGGATATCGGGAAAACCGTGTATCTTGCCTTGGTGTTTGTGGATGACGGGTCGGGCACAGGAAATCCCCGGGTGGAAAATATAATGCTAACCGTTGAAGGCGGGGTTGCGAATCCTCCAATCGAAGCAGGGAAAACCGATTGGGATGTATATGTTGAGCAGTATGGGCTGAGCGGGTATTACCTTGCGGATGCTGATAAGGACGGGGTTTCGGACCGTATGGAGTTTGCGCACGGAGGAAATCCGACTAATCCGGCGGATGCGGGGCAGCTTCCCGAGCTCGCGGTAAGTCATGCCGCTGTGGATTTTTTCAGTCTGGAAGTTGCCGGTACGAATACAGGTATCCACTACACCGCGGAATGGACCGATAATCTGATAACCGGGAAATGGCAGCGGATCTGGGCGGCGACCAACCGTGAATCTTCCGATACACCGAACTATAATCAAGTGGTCTATCAGAAAAACGGCGGGATGGAAGAAGGGGGCTTTTTCCGGAACCGGGTGTTTCCGCCATCATCGAGACCGAATATACTGCTCATTCTGGCCGATGATCTAGGCTATGCGGATGTCGGTTTCAACCATCCCTATTCGGGGCCGAATCAAAACAATGCCTATAATGGGACGGCACAGGTTTCCACACCCGAACTTGATCGACTGGCTGATAACGGCACCATCTTCACGTCGGCGTATGTCGTGCATCCGTTTTGCGGGCCGAGCCGCATGGGCCTCCTTTCCGGTCGCTATCCACATGATTTTGGCGGACCGTTCAATCTGCCGGATGACAGTTCCGGTAATTACACCACCCAGGGTATCAGCACGAATGAGGTGCTGCTCAGCAGTATGTTGCAGGATGCGGGCTATTACACCGGACTGATGGGAAAATGGCACCTCGGTCAGGAACCCGAATTTCACCCGAACAATCGCGGATTTGATGCGTTCTACGGTTTTCTCGGAGGCGGTATTCTCTATTGGGGCCCCTACCAGGCCAGTGGCTGGGATTACCTGCGTTATCCTCAGTATAACGGAGTGGCGGACACTTCACTTGGATCGGAGGATCACATTACCGATGTGCTGACCGATAAGGGGATTGATTTTATCGAACAGGCGGTTGCTACGGCGGATCCTTTCTTTCTGTTCATGTCCTATAATGCACCGCACTCCATTATGGTGGATGGACGCAATGATCGTGATCAGGCCAAAGCGGAAGATCTTGCGGTTTTTGCCGACGTGCCGGATCGCTATAGAAGAAATCTGCTCGGGCTGATCCGAGGCATGGACCGCGGTGTCGGGCAGCTGGTACAGGCGTTGAAGGATACCGGGCAGTATGAGAATACGCTGATTATTTTTCTCAGTGATAACGGAGGCCGTTCGGACGAGGTTGGCGGCTGGGGCGATAACGGCGTACTGCGCGGTCGGAAAGGTGACGTAACCGAGGGCGGGTTTCGCGTGCCGATGTTTATGCATTGGCCGAATATGATTCCTTCCGGTGTGACGTATGATTATCCGGTAACGGCGCTGGATTTTTATCCCACCTTTGCCCGTCTTGCGGGAACGGAGATTCCCGTGGGTCAGGAGGTGGCGGGGAAAGATCTGTGGGATACGCTGATGGCGGCTGAACATTCCCGGCCCGGCGAGCCGATTTATACGGTAACCTATAGTACAACGGCCGCCAGTGTCGGTATCCGGCAGGATCAATGGAAAGCGCTCAGGATCGGTAACAGCAGTTGGGCCCTTTATGACGTAGCCAGTGATATCAGCGAAACCGTCGATGTCAGTGGAGCCAATTCCGCGGTGCTCAGCAATCTGGTTTCTGAAGGTGCAAGCTGGAGTTCCTCTCATGTGCAGCCGCTGTGGTGGAATAATCCATCGCAGGAAACGGACTGGAAGAACAACAGTATGCCGCATTACGAAACGGTATTCGTCCTGCCGTAA